The proteins below come from a single Mycobacterium parmense genomic window:
- a CDS encoding class I SAM-dependent methyltransferase yields MLGHLYDQALGGERCWIRHEDGELRPLPAHRWLGLRCPGGELPGDGFGDASDEVFDEAVTQMCTGPTIELGCGPGRLVARLIRLGVPALGIDRSAAAIRLAGRGGAPALLGDVFEPLPATGLWQTVLLVDGNVGLGGDPLRILGRAVELLARGGRCVAEFDVETIGIHSRWVRLESAYEVGPWFRWAWVGVDSAAALAAQVGLTLTGVRLIGGRVIATLAALDAPRAAEIGRLPANGKDHAEQ; encoded by the coding sequence ATGCTGGGGCACCTCTACGATCAGGCGCTTGGCGGCGAGCGATGTTGGATTCGGCACGAGGACGGTGAGCTGCGCCCGCTGCCGGCCCACCGCTGGCTGGGGCTGCGATGTCCGGGTGGGGAGTTACCCGGTGATGGATTTGGTGACGCCTCCGACGAGGTCTTCGACGAAGCCGTCACGCAGATGTGCACCGGGCCGACCATCGAACTGGGCTGCGGGCCAGGGCGGCTGGTGGCGCGGCTGATCCGGCTGGGCGTTCCGGCCCTGGGCATCGACCGATCAGCGGCCGCGATCCGGTTGGCGGGGCGCGGCGGCGCGCCGGCGCTGCTCGGTGACGTGTTCGAGCCGCTGCCCGCAACAGGCCTGTGGCAGACGGTCCTGCTGGTCGACGGGAATGTCGGCCTCGGCGGGGATCCGCTGCGCATCCTGGGCCGTGCCGTGGAGCTGCTGGCGCGCGGCGGTCGATGCGTGGCGGAGTTCGACGTGGAGACCATCGGCATCCATTCGCGGTGGGTCCGCTTGGAGTCGGCATACGAGGTCGGGCCCTGGTTTCGCTGGGCGTGGGTCGGAGTGGACAGCGCCGCCGCATTGGCCGCGCAGGTGGGCCTGACGCTGACCGGCGTCCGCCTGATCGGCGGTCGGGTGATCGCGACCCTCGCGGCCCTTGACGCGCCCCGCGCCGCCGAGATCGGCCGCTTGCCGGCGAATGGCAAAGACCACGCTGAACAGTGA
- a CDS encoding alpha/beta hydrolase, whose protein sequence is MTVNGPSIAPCVKWLLRARPGDYALALTTMGASLPVVGRHLEPLGGVTAMGVWGVRHAPDFMSSMRRDMFKPGTGEARRRDRESTRDVSLAALRGVVSAADLDLEWPVAERTPPIWDAMRQRRYLYRRGVHYGDHPAQVLDVWRRKDLPAQPAPVLIFVPGGAWVHGKAMGQGSALMSRLAELGWVCLAIDYRVAPHHRWPRHIIDVKTAVAWARANVDRFGGDRDFVAVAGCSAGGHLSALAGLTPNDPALENKLPEGADTTVDAVVGIYGRYDWHDRSTPERVRFVDFLERVVVRKSIARHPEVFRDASPIERVHRNAPPFLVIHGSKDSVIPVEQARSFVDRLRAVSHSMVGYLELPGAGHGYDLVDGERAGAAAHAASLFLNQVYRTTRIGAKEVI, encoded by the coding sequence ATGACGGTTAACGGACCGAGCATCGCCCCCTGCGTGAAATGGCTGCTCCGGGCCCGTCCCGGAGACTACGCACTGGCCTTGACCACCATGGGAGCATCGCTGCCCGTGGTCGGCAGGCACCTCGAACCCCTGGGCGGCGTGACCGCGATGGGGGTGTGGGGCGTTCGGCACGCCCCGGACTTCATGTCGTCGATGAGGCGCGACATGTTCAAGCCGGGCACCGGCGAGGCCCGGCGCCGGGACCGCGAAAGCACGCGCGACGTGTCGCTGGCCGCCCTGCGTGGCGTCGTGTCCGCCGCGGACCTGGACTTGGAGTGGCCGGTCGCGGAACGCACCCCGCCGATCTGGGACGCCATGCGCCAGCGCCGCTATCTCTACCGCCGCGGGGTCCACTACGGCGACCACCCCGCGCAGGTGCTCGACGTCTGGCGGCGCAAAGACCTTCCCGCTCAGCCGGCTCCGGTGCTGATCTTCGTTCCCGGCGGCGCCTGGGTGCACGGCAAGGCGATGGGCCAGGGCTCGGCGCTGATGTCCCGCCTGGCCGAGCTGGGTTGGGTGTGCCTGGCGATCGACTACCGCGTTGCCCCGCACCACCGCTGGCCGCGACACATCATCGACGTCAAGACCGCGGTCGCGTGGGCGCGCGCCAACGTCGACAGGTTCGGCGGCGACCGCGACTTCGTCGCCGTCGCGGGCTGTTCGGCCGGCGGGCACCTGTCCGCGCTCGCCGGGCTGACCCCCAACGATCCGGCCCTGGAGAACAAGCTGCCGGAGGGCGCCGACACCACGGTGGACGCGGTGGTCGGAATCTACGGTCGCTACGACTGGCACGACCGGTCCACGCCGGAGCGGGTGCGCTTCGTCGACTTCCTGGAGCGGGTGGTGGTCAGGAAGTCGATAGCCCGTCATCCCGAGGTGTTCCGCGACGCGTCGCCGATCGAGCGGGTGCACCGAAATGCCCCGCCGTTCCTCGTCATTCACGGCAGCAAGGACAGCGTCATCCCGGTCGAGCAGGCGCGCAGCTTCGTCGACCGGCTGCGGGCCGTGTCGCACTCGATGGTGGGCTACCTCGAGTTGCCGGGCGCCGGCCACGGCTACGACCTGGTCGACGGGGAGCGTGCCGGCGCGGCGGCGCACGCGGCCTCGCTGTTTCTCAATCAGGTCTATCGCACGACCCGGATCGGGGCCAAAGAGGTCATCTGA
- a CDS encoding Rieske (2Fe-2S) protein, with amino-acid sequence MTDVSLGPVDEIPVGEGRTFVVEHRQIAVFRLRDGSLRALDAVCPHRGGPLADGLADGRVVICPLHGRTYDLKTGCEVSEGDAPVTAYDVRAGDDGTIRLSIDGRVHA; translated from the coding sequence ATGACCGACGTCTCCCTTGGTCCCGTGGACGAGATCCCGGTGGGCGAAGGCCGCACCTTCGTCGTCGAGCATCGACAGATCGCGGTGTTCCGGCTGCGCGACGGCTCGCTGCGAGCCCTCGACGCGGTGTGCCCGCATCGCGGCGGTCCATTGGCCGACGGGCTTGCCGACGGCCGCGTCGTCATATGCCCGCTGCACGGCCGAACCTACGACCTGAAAACCGGATGCGAGGTCTCCGAGGGCGACGCGCCGGTCACCGCCTACGACGTGCGCGCCGGCGACGACGGGACCATCCGGCTCAGCATCGACGGCAGGGTGCACGCCTGA